One genomic segment of Pseudorasbora parva isolate DD20220531a chromosome 6, ASM2467924v1, whole genome shotgun sequence includes these proteins:
- the ntsr1 gene encoding neurotensin receptor type 1: MEVNTTLSGRNFIDLRSLTQQLLSSANLSQLSLDNETELVSEEDLDVNTDIYSKVFVTVIYVILFVIGCLGNSITLYTLLTKKSLQNLQSTVHYHLASLAISDLLILILCMPIELYNFIWVHHPWAFGEAVCKGYYFLRDGCSYATAFNIASLSVERFMAICHPFKAKSIMSRSRTKKLISAMWVASFLLASPMLFTMGQLLVKDEFICTTIVSPITAKTVLQVNAFLSFVVPMALISALNGVIASQLLRMFRESAQDNRICIIGGNATMLSVAVEPNRAQSMRHGVMVLRAVVIAFVVCWLPYHARRLMYCYVTEWTTALYDFYHYFYMVTNVLFYVSSAINPILYNLVSANYRQIFFSTLRYLILPCRHNKQNRALTRHSISICSNQTFSTNIIKETIY; the protein is encoded by the exons ATGGAGGTTAATACTACTCTCTCAGGGCGCAACTTCATTGACTTGCGCAGCTTAACGCAGCAACTTCTCTCTTCGGCGAACCTGTCACAGCTATCTCTGGACAATGAAACGGAACTCGTCTCCGAAGAGGATTTGGACGTGAATACAGACATCTATTCTAAAGTTTTCGTCACTGTGATATATGTTATATTGTTTGTAATAGGGTGTTTGGGGAACTCGATCACCCTGTACACCCTTCTCACGAAAAAATCTCTTCAAAACCTCCAGAGTACGGTGCACTATCACCTGGCGAGCCTGGCCATATCCGACCTGCTCATCTTGATCCTCTGCATGCCCATCGAATTATACAACTTCATCTGGGTTCACCACCCGTGGGCTTTCGGGGAGGCTGTTTGTAAAGGGTATTACTTTCTGCGGGACGGCTGCTCGTATGCGACGGCGTTCAATATCGCCAGCCTGAGCGTGGAGCGCTTTATGGCCATCTGCCACCCGTTCAAGGCGAAGAGCATCATGTCGCGGAGCCGCACCAAGAAACTCATTAGCGCCATGTGGGTCGCGTCTTTTCTCCTGGCCTCTCCGATGCTTTTCACCATGGGACAGCTACTGGTGAAGGATGAATTCATATGCACCACCATCGTGTCCCCGATAACAGCTAAAACCGTTCTACAG GTGAATGCCTTCCTGTCCTTTGTGGTTCCCATGGCACTGATCTCAGCATTAAATGGGGTCATAGCCAGTCAGCTTCTCCGCATGTTTCGGGAGTCTGCCCAGGACAACCGCATCTGTATCATCGGAGGCAACGCTACCATGCTTAGTGTCGCCGTTGAACCAAACCGTGCCCAATCAATGCGCCATGGAGTCATGGTGCTGC GTGCCGTGGTCATTGCTTTTGTGGTGTGCTGGTTGCCGTACCATGCTCGAAGGCTAATGTACTGCTATGTCACTGAATGGACAAC TGCTCTCTATGATTTCTACCACTACTTCTACATGGTCACCAACGTGCTCTTCTATGTCAGCTCGGCCATCAACCCCATTCTCTACAACCTCGTCTCTGCAAACTACCgtcaaatttttttttccacGCTTCGCTACCTAATCCTGCCATGCCGCCATAATAAGCAGAACCGCGCTCTCACCAGACACTCGATCAGCATCTGCAGCAACCAGACCTTCTCCACCAATATCATCAAAGAAACCATTTACTAA